One Mycobacterium sp. SMC-4 DNA window includes the following coding sequences:
- a CDS encoding nucleoside deaminase yields the protein MTDEDLIRAALQAATQAGPRDVPIGAVVVAADGTELARAANARESLGDPTAHAEILALRAAATVVGDGWRLEGATLAVTVEPCTMCAGALVMARVARLVFGAWEPKTGAVGSLWDVVRDRRLTHRPQVRGGVLADECARPLEEFFARQR from the coding sequence GTGACCGACGAGGACCTGATCCGGGCGGCGTTGCAGGCTGCCACGCAGGCCGGGCCGCGCGACGTGCCGATCGGTGCGGTGGTCGTCGCGGCCGACGGGACCGAGCTGGCCCGGGCCGCCAACGCCCGGGAATCCTTGGGAGACCCGACGGCCCACGCCGAGATCCTGGCGCTGCGGGCAGCGGCCACCGTGGTGGGTGACGGCTGGCGGCTGGAGGGCGCGACGCTGGCGGTGACGGTGGAACCATGCACGATGTGCGCCGGTGCGCTGGTGATGGCCCGGGTCGCTCGACTGGTGTTCGGCGCTTGGGAGCCCAAGACCGGCGCGGTGGGTTCGCTGTGGGATGTGGTGCGTGATCGCCGGCTGACGCACCGGCCGCAGGTGCGCGGCGGCGTGCTCGCCGACGAGTGCGCGCGACCGCTGGAGGAGTTCTTCGCCCGTCAGCGCTGA
- a CDS encoding tRNA adenosine deaminase-associated protein — MGAQRAQTQEQAVDAPDGFGVAVVREDGTWRCSPLRPAALTSLRAAETELCELRSAGAVFGLLDIDDEFFVIVRPAPRGTRLLLSDATAALDYDIAAEVLERLDADLDDDDLDDADPFEEGDLGVLADIGLPEPVLSIILSETDLYADEQVGRIAREMGFADELSAVLDRIGR; from the coding sequence ATGGGAGCGCAGCGTGCACAGACGCAAGAGCAGGCGGTCGATGCGCCTGACGGCTTCGGTGTGGCGGTCGTGCGTGAGGACGGCACGTGGCGGTGCAGCCCGTTGCGGCCCGCGGCGCTGACCAGTCTGCGGGCCGCCGAGACCGAACTGTGCGAACTGCGCAGCGCGGGCGCGGTTTTCGGGCTACTCGACATCGACGACGAATTCTTCGTGATCGTGCGCCCGGCGCCGCGTGGCACCCGGCTGTTGCTGTCGGACGCGACGGCCGCGCTGGACTACGACATCGCCGCCGAGGTGCTGGAGCGGCTCGACGCCGACCTCGACGACGACGACCTCGACGACGCGGATCCGTTCGAAGAGGGCGATCTCGGGGTGCTCGCCGATATCGGGCTTCCCGAGCCGGTGCTGTCGATCATCCTGTCCGAGACCGACCTGTACGCCGATGAGCAGGTCGGCCGGATCGCCCGGGAGATGGGGTTCGCCGACGAGCTGTCGGCCGTCCTGGACCGGATAGGTCGTTGA
- a CDS encoding prephenate dehydrogenase: MRAAHQAGREVFGYNRSVEGVEAARADGFDATTDLDGALRRAADAGALIVLAVPVPALPLMLRHVSALAPGCPLTDVTSVKGAVIDEVAKVGLLARFVGGHPMTGTAHSGWAAGEAGLFHNAPWVISVDEHVDAAVWTEVMTLALDCGAVVVPARSDEHDTAAATISHLPHLLAEALAATAGEVPLAFALAAGSFRDGTRVAATAPDLVRAMCEANAAQLLPVLDQALSLLTDAREHLARDQPVADLVEAGHAARVRYDSFTRPQIVTVVIGEEGWRDELAAAGRAGGVIRSALPTLGSRR; the protein is encoded by the coding sequence ATGCGCGCGGCGCACCAGGCCGGCCGCGAGGTATTCGGATACAACCGTTCGGTGGAAGGCGTCGAGGCCGCCCGCGCCGACGGGTTCGATGCCACCACCGACCTCGACGGAGCGCTGCGGCGTGCCGCCGACGCCGGTGCGCTGATCGTGCTCGCGGTGCCGGTTCCGGCGCTGCCCCTGATGCTGCGCCACGTCAGCGCTCTGGCACCGGGCTGCCCGTTGACCGACGTCACCAGCGTCAAGGGCGCCGTGATCGACGAAGTCGCCAAGGTCGGACTGCTGGCCCGGTTCGTCGGCGGACACCCGATGACCGGGACCGCGCACTCGGGCTGGGCTGCCGGCGAAGCCGGCCTGTTCCACAACGCGCCGTGGGTCATCAGCGTCGACGAGCATGTCGACGCGGCGGTGTGGACCGAGGTGATGACGCTGGCGCTGGACTGCGGTGCGGTGGTGGTGCCCGCCCGCTCCGACGAACACGACACCGCCGCGGCCACCATCTCCCATCTCCCGCATCTGCTGGCCGAGGCGCTGGCCGCCACCGCCGGCGAGGTGCCGTTGGCGTTCGCCCTGGCCGCTGGGTCGTTCCGGGACGGCACCCGGGTCGCGGCGACCGCACCTGATCTGGTGCGGGCGATGTGTGAGGCCAATGCCGCGCAACTGCTGCCGGTGTTGGATCAGGCGTTGAGCCTGCTCACCGACGCACGCGAACATCTGGCCCGCGACCAGCCGGTGGCAGACCTGGTCGAAGCAGGTCACGCAGCCCGGGTCCGCTACGACAGTTTCACCCGCCCGCAGATCGTCACCGTGGTGATCGGCGAGGAAGGCTGGCGCGACGAGCTGGCGGCGGCCGGCCGGGCCGGGGGCGTGATCAGATCCGCGCTGCCAACCCTGGGTAGTCGACGATGA
- a CDS encoding putative glycolipid-binding domain-containing protein produces MSEADRSGDHDEQKGPWPAVLTWRAHDEPRMESVRVQLSGNRIKAYGRIVNAATSTHPAFSASYDLVTDEHGGTKRLSLTVTSAERERQLSIARDEENMWLVQEHTGQTRRSAFDGALDVDVLLSPFFNSLPIRRLGLHRGGAAVMLPVVYVRVLPELSVDVANMSYSPGADGIKLHSPVAETTLAVDPEGFIVDYPGLAARI; encoded by the coding sequence ATGAGTGAAGCCGACCGCTCTGGCGATCATGACGAGCAGAAAGGCCCCTGGCCGGCCGTGCTGACCTGGCGGGCCCACGACGAGCCCCGGATGGAGTCGGTTCGCGTGCAGCTCTCCGGCAACCGCATCAAGGCCTACGGCCGCATCGTCAATGCCGCGACGTCGACCCATCCGGCGTTCAGCGCGTCCTACGACCTGGTCACCGACGAGCACGGCGGAACCAAGCGGCTGTCGCTGACGGTGACCTCCGCCGAGCGTGAACGCCAGCTCTCCATCGCCCGCGACGAGGAGAACATGTGGCTGGTGCAGGAGCACACCGGTCAGACCCGGCGCTCGGCGTTCGACGGGGCACTCGACGTCGACGTGCTGCTCAGCCCGTTCTTCAACTCGCTGCCGATCCGCCGACTCGGTCTGCACCGTGGCGGTGCGGCGGTCATGCTGCCGGTCGTCTACGTGCGCGTGCTGCCCGAGCTGTCGGTCGACGTCGCCAACATGAGCTATTCGCCCGGCGCCGACGGGATCAAGCTGCACTCACCGGTCGCCGAGACCACCCTCGCGGTCGACCCGGAGGGCTTCATCGTCGACTACCCAGGGTTGGCAGCGCGGATCTGA
- a CDS encoding ABC transporter permease has protein sequence MNFLSDALSYLFTAANWGGPAGLAARTLEHLQYTGIAVFFSALIAVPLGMVIGHTGRGTFLVVTGVNALRALPTLGVLLLGVLLWGLGLIPPTVALMLLGIPPLLAGTYSGIANVDRTVVDAARSMGMTERRILLRVETPNAMPLILGGLRTATLQIVATATIAAYASLGGLGRYLIDGIKVREFYLALVGALMVTALALILDAVLAFAVWLSVPGSGRWDRLRRMPQPFLGDEVRLETATPSSSRSRRGGERASPTVEE, from the coding sequence ATGAACTTCCTGTCCGACGCGTTGTCCTATCTGTTCACCGCGGCCAACTGGGGCGGCCCGGCCGGGCTGGCGGCGCGCACGCTCGAACATCTGCAGTACACCGGAATCGCGGTGTTCTTCTCGGCGCTGATCGCGGTGCCGCTGGGCATGGTCATCGGTCATACCGGCCGCGGCACATTCCTGGTCGTCACCGGCGTCAACGCGTTGCGCGCGCTGCCCACCCTCGGTGTGCTGCTGCTCGGGGTGCTGTTGTGGGGGCTGGGCCTGATCCCGCCGACGGTGGCCCTGATGCTGCTCGGCATCCCGCCGTTGCTGGCCGGCACCTACTCGGGTATCGCGAACGTCGACCGCACCGTGGTCGACGCGGCGCGATCGATGGGAATGACCGAACGCAGGATCCTGCTGCGGGTAGAGACCCCGAACGCGATGCCGCTGATACTCGGTGGCCTGCGCACCGCGACGCTGCAGATCGTGGCCACCGCCACGATCGCGGCCTACGCCAGCCTCGGCGGGCTGGGCCGGTACCTGATCGACGGCATCAAGGTGCGGGAGTTCTACCTGGCTCTGGTGGGGGCGTTGATGGTCACCGCGCTGGCGCTGATCCTCGATGCTGTGCTGGCCTTCGCGGTCTGGCTGTCGGTGCCGGGCAGTGGGCGCTGGGATCGGTTGCGCCGCATGCCGCAGCCTTTCCTCGGCGACGAGGTGAGGCTGGAGACCGCCACGCCGTCATCGAGCCGATCCCGCCGCGGGGGCGAGCGGGCGTCGCCTACGGTAGAGGAATGA
- a CDS encoding ABC transporter permease: protein MRYLLTHLDTLWELTLIHLRLSLIPIVLGLVIAVPLGALVQRTTTMRRLTTVTASIVFTIPSLALFVVLPLIIPTRILDEANVIVALTLYTVALLVRAVPEALDAVSPAVLDAATAVGYKPLTRMLRVELPLSVPVLIASLRVVAVTNISMVAVGSVIGIGGLGTWFTEGYQANKSDQIIAGIIAIFVLAIVIDTLIMAVGKLLTPWTRAYQPAKAGAAT from the coding sequence ATGCGCTATCTGCTCACCCACCTCGACACCCTGTGGGAGCTGACGCTGATCCACCTGAGGCTGTCGCTGATCCCGATCGTGCTCGGCCTGGTGATCGCCGTCCCGTTGGGTGCGCTGGTCCAGCGGACGACCACGATGCGCCGGCTGACCACGGTGACGGCCAGCATCGTGTTCACCATCCCGTCGCTGGCGCTGTTCGTGGTGCTGCCGCTGATCATCCCGACCCGCATCCTCGACGAGGCCAACGTGATCGTCGCGCTGACCCTCTACACCGTCGCACTGCTGGTGCGCGCGGTCCCCGAAGCGCTGGACGCGGTCTCACCCGCGGTCCTCGACGCCGCCACCGCGGTCGGGTACAAGCCGCTGACCCGCATGCTCAGAGTCGAACTGCCACTGTCTGTTCCGGTATTGATCGCCAGCCTGCGGGTTGTTGCGGTCACCAACATCTCGATGGTCGCGGTGGGTTCGGTCATCGGTATCGGCGGTCTGGGCACCTGGTTCACCGAGGGCTATCAAGCCAACAAGAGCGACCAGATCATCGCCGGGATCATCGCGATCTTCGTGCTCGCGATCGTCATCGACACCCTGATCATGGCCGTCGGCAAGCTGCTCACGCCGTGGACCCGTGCCTACCAACCGGCCAAGGCGGGAGCGGCGACATGA
- a CDS encoding ABC transporter ATP-binding protein, whose amino-acid sequence MITFEHVTKKYPDGTVAVDDLSLEIPEGTLAVFVGPSGCGKTTSMRMINRMIDPTSGTLTVDGKDVTKVDAVKLRLGIGYVIQSAGLMPHLRVVDNVATVPVLQGQSRRSARKSAIAVMERVGLDPKLADRYPAQLSGGQQQRVGVARALAADPPILLMDEPFSAVDPVVREELQTEILRLHGELRKTVVFVTHDIDEAIKLGQKVAVFGRGGVLQQYDAPARLLSNPANDAVAGFVGADRGYRGLQFYHATGLALHDIRRVGEPEINSLDLHPGDWVLVTRPDGTPYAWINADGVDLHRNGSSLYDSTIAGGSLFRPEGTLRLALDAALSSPSGLGVAVDDDGQVVGGVRADDVLAALDQQRTARHTGA is encoded by the coding sequence GTGATCACCTTCGAGCATGTCACCAAGAAGTACCCGGACGGCACCGTCGCGGTCGACGATCTGTCGCTGGAGATCCCCGAGGGCACCCTCGCGGTGTTCGTCGGCCCGTCCGGATGTGGCAAGACCACCTCGATGCGGATGATCAACCGGATGATCGACCCGACCTCGGGTACGTTGACTGTCGACGGCAAGGACGTCACCAAGGTCGACGCGGTGAAGCTGCGCCTGGGCATCGGCTACGTGATCCAGAGCGCCGGGCTGATGCCGCACCTGCGCGTCGTCGACAACGTCGCGACGGTGCCGGTGCTGCAGGGTCAATCACGGCGCAGCGCAAGGAAATCGGCGATCGCGGTGATGGAGCGCGTCGGTCTGGACCCCAAACTCGCCGACCGCTATCCGGCGCAACTGTCCGGTGGCCAACAGCAGCGGGTCGGGGTGGCCCGCGCGCTGGCGGCCGACCCGCCGATCCTGTTGATGGACGAGCCGTTCAGCGCGGTGGATCCGGTGGTCCGGGAGGAGTTGCAGACCGAAATCCTGCGGCTGCACGGTGAATTGCGCAAGACAGTGGTGTTCGTCACCCATGATATCGACGAAGCGATCAAGCTCGGCCAGAAGGTTGCGGTCTTCGGCCGCGGTGGTGTGCTGCAGCAGTACGACGCACCGGCGCGGCTGTTGTCCAACCCGGCCAACGATGCCGTCGCCGGGTTCGTCGGCGCCGACCGCGGCTACCGGGGCCTGCAGTTCTATCATGCGACTGGTCTCGCACTGCATGACATCCGCCGTGTCGGTGAACCCGAGATAAACAGTCTGGACTTGCATCCGGGAGACTGGGTGCTGGTGACCCGGCCCGACGGCACCCCCTATGCCTGGATCAACGCCGACGGGGTTGACCTGCACCGCAACGGCAGTTCGCTCTACGACAGCACGATCGCCGGCGGCTCGCTGTTCCGGCCTGAGGGCACTTTGCGTCTGGCGCTGGATGCGGCATTGTCATCCCCGTCGGGCCTGGGGGTGGCCGTCGACGACGATGGTCAGGTTGTCGGCGGGGTGAGGGCCGACGACGTGCTGGCGGCACTGGACCAGCAGCGCACGGCGCGCCACACCGGAGCCTGA
- a CDS encoding ABC transporter substrate-binding protein — protein MHRSRRSRPAVVVSVLAVLAVLLAACGSSNPLGGGEISGDLKTIKIGSADFTESKILAEIYAQALEANDFTISRQFGIGSRETYIPALQDHSIDLIPEYTGNLLQYFDADSQATTTDEVLLDLLRVLPGSLSILYPSPAQDKDTLAVSEETAQRWNLTTIADLAAHSAEVKVGAPSEFQTRQTGLVGLQQKYGLDIAPGNFIAISDGGGPATVKALADGTVTAANIFSTSPAIEQSRLVVLEDPENVFLAANVVPLVASQKMSDELKTVLDAVNAKLTTEALIELNTSVEGNRGVDPDEAAAKWISDNGFDEPMGK, from the coding sequence ATGCATCGGTCCCGGCGAAGCAGACCTGCCGTTGTCGTATCCGTCCTGGCGGTGCTGGCCGTCCTGCTGGCAGCCTGCGGTAGTTCGAACCCGCTCGGCGGCGGCGAGATCTCCGGCGATCTGAAGACGATCAAGATCGGGTCAGCCGACTTCACCGAGTCGAAGATCCTCGCCGAAATCTACGCCCAGGCGCTGGAAGCCAACGATTTCACCATCTCGCGACAGTTCGGCATCGGCAGCCGGGAGACCTACATTCCCGCGCTGCAGGACCATTCGATCGACCTGATTCCGGAGTACACCGGAAACCTGCTGCAGTACTTCGACGCCGACAGTCAGGCCACCACAACCGATGAGGTGCTGCTGGACCTGCTCAGGGTGCTGCCGGGCAGCCTGTCGATCCTGTACCCGTCCCCGGCGCAGGACAAGGACACGCTCGCGGTGTCCGAGGAGACCGCGCAGCGCTGGAACCTCACCACGATCGCTGACCTCGCGGCCCACTCGGCGGAGGTCAAAGTAGGTGCACCGTCGGAGTTTCAGACACGGCAGACCGGACTGGTGGGACTGCAGCAGAAATACGGTCTCGATATCGCGCCGGGCAACTTCATCGCGATCAGTGACGGCGGCGGTCCGGCGACGGTCAAGGCGCTCGCGGATGGAACCGTCACGGCAGCCAACATTTTCAGCACTTCGCCGGCGATCGAGCAGAGCCGCCTGGTGGTGCTGGAGGATCCGGAGAACGTGTTCCTGGCCGCGAACGTGGTGCCGTTGGTTGCGTCGCAGAAGATGTCCGATGAGCTCAAGACCGTGCTCGACGCCGTCAATGCGAAGTTGACCACCGAGGCGCTGATCGAGTTGAACACCTCGGTGGAGGGTAACCGCGGTGTCGATCCCGACGAGGCAGCGGCGAAGTGGATATCCGACAACGGTTTCGACGAGCCGATGGGGAAGTGA
- a CDS encoding lipopolysaccharide assembly LapA domain-containing protein: MTSDPSASTPEPHSFDDVHTPPSGSAPPQSAVHRTRAAALWASLTLGFLILIVLLIFIAQNTESTEFAFLGWHWSLPLGVAILFAAVAGGLITVAVGAVRMFQLRRAAKKNLRAGL, from the coding sequence ATGACCAGTGATCCGTCCGCGTCGACACCCGAACCGCACTCGTTCGATGACGTGCACACTCCCCCGTCGGGGAGTGCGCCGCCGCAGTCGGCCGTCCACCGGACCAGAGCCGCTGCGCTGTGGGCGTCGCTGACGCTCGGGTTCCTGATCCTGATCGTGCTGCTGATCTTCATCGCACAAAACACCGAGTCGACCGAGTTCGCCTTCCTGGGTTGGCACTGGAGCCTGCCCCTCGGTGTGGCGATCCTGTTCGCCGCAGTTGCCGGCGGACTGATCACCGTAGCGGTCGGTGCAGTGCGCATGTTCCAACTGCGCCGGGCCGCCAAGAAGAACCTCCGCGCCGGCTTGTAA
- a CDS encoding transglutaminase family protein, with product MKRDVGATLAVEITDPTTLEFQIAVAPQPGAEVSESLSFVLNGNEIPASGIQEITGEHGNRIHRFQAPVGNLKVTYSATVTGQADPAPLRTIDLSTYLRPSRYAEADKFFGFAATEFGEFADSATLLEKVSSWVGTRLNYVPGSSDPIDGAADTLLAGAGVCRDYAHLVIAMLRAVNVPARLVSVYAPGCQPMDFHAVAEAFVDGQWRVVDATCLAPRQSLVRIATGRDAADTAFLDNHKGSITLNDMTVTATVDGELPRDSIDQLVSIR from the coding sequence ATGAAGCGTGATGTCGGTGCGACACTGGCGGTGGAGATCACCGATCCCACCACGCTGGAGTTCCAGATCGCGGTGGCCCCCCAGCCCGGCGCCGAGGTCTCCGAGTCATTGTCGTTTGTGTTGAACGGCAACGAGATTCCTGCATCCGGCATCCAGGAGATCACGGGTGAGCACGGGAATCGAATTCACCGTTTCCAGGCTCCGGTCGGCAACCTGAAAGTTACCTATTCGGCGACGGTGACCGGTCAGGCCGACCCGGCGCCGCTGCGCACCATCGACCTTTCGACCTATCTGCGGCCCAGCCGCTACGCCGAGGCCGACAAGTTCTTCGGCTTCGCCGCCACCGAGTTCGGCGAGTTCGCCGACTCGGCGACCCTGCTGGAGAAGGTGTCGTCCTGGGTCGGCACCCGGTTGAACTACGTCCCCGGATCGAGTGATCCCATCGACGGGGCCGCCGATACGCTGCTCGCCGGCGCGGGAGTGTGCCGGGACTACGCGCACCTGGTCATCGCAATGCTGCGCGCGGTCAACGTCCCTGCGCGCCTGGTGTCGGTCTACGCGCCGGGATGCCAGCCGATGGACTTCCACGCCGTGGCCGAGGCGTTCGTCGACGGCCAGTGGCGGGTGGTCGACGCGACCTGCCTGGCGCCCCGGCAGTCTCTGGTGCGTATCGCCACCGGACGCGACGCCGCCGACACCGCCTTCCTGGACAACCACAAAGGGTCGATCACGCTGAACGACATGACTGTCACCGCGACCGTCGACGGCGAGTTGCCCCGCGACTCGATCGACCAGCTGGTGTCGATCCGGTGA
- a CDS encoding phosphotransferase family protein, whose amino-acid sequence MTDLEGLDLTALDRHLREVGVPRAGALRAELIAGGRSNLTFLVFDDASKWVLRRPPLHGLTPSAHDMAREYRVVAALTDTAVPVARAVTMRNDDSVLGAPFQMVEYVAGRVVRHTDQLEALGDEPTIHACVDSLIRVLAELHAVDPDDVGLGDFGKPSGYLERQVRRWGSQWELVKRADDPYDGDVRKLHARLGEALPQQSRTSIVHGDYRIDNTILDSDDATKVIAVLDWEMSTLGDPLSDAALMCVYRHPTFNLVHVDAAWASPLIPPADQLAEKYATAAGQPLDHWDFYMALAYFKLAIIGAGIAYRAREAGVTDDSDKVGEAIGPLIAAGLAELS is encoded by the coding sequence GTGACTGACCTCGAAGGCCTCGATCTGACCGCCCTGGACCGGCATCTGCGTGAGGTCGGGGTACCCCGTGCCGGGGCACTGCGCGCCGAGCTGATCGCCGGCGGCCGGTCCAATCTGACCTTCTTGGTGTTCGACGATGCGTCGAAGTGGGTGCTGCGCCGCCCGCCGCTGCACGGTCTGACGCCGTCGGCGCACGACATGGCGCGCGAATACCGGGTGGTGGCCGCCTTGACCGACACCGCGGTGCCGGTCGCCCGTGCCGTCACCATGCGCAACGACGACTCGGTGCTGGGTGCGCCGTTCCAGATGGTCGAGTACGTCGCCGGCCGGGTGGTCCGCCACACCGACCAGCTCGAGGCGCTCGGCGACGAGCCCACCATCCACGCCTGCGTGGATTCGCTGATCAGGGTGCTGGCTGAGCTGCACGCCGTGGACCCCGACGATGTAGGGCTCGGCGACTTCGGCAAGCCCAGCGGCTACCTGGAACGCCAGGTGCGCCGGTGGGGCTCGCAGTGGGAATTGGTGAAGCGCGCCGACGATCCCTACGACGGCGACGTCCGGAAGCTGCACGCCCGGCTGGGTGAGGCGCTGCCGCAGCAGAGCCGGACCTCGATCGTGCACGGCGACTACCGCATCGACAACACGATCCTCGACAGCGACGACGCCACCAAGGTCATCGCGGTGCTGGACTGGGAGATGTCGACACTGGGCGACCCGCTCAGCGATGCCGCGCTGATGTGCGTTTATCGCCATCCGACGTTCAACCTGGTGCACGTCGACGCGGCGTGGGCGTCACCGCTGATCCCGCCGGCCGATCAGCTGGCCGAGAAGTACGCGACGGCCGCCGGTCAGCCCCTCGACCACTGGGACTTCTACATGGCGCTGGCCTACTTCAAGCTGGCCATCATCGGCGCCGGGATCGCCTACCGCGCCCGCGAGGCCGGTGTCACCGACGACTCCGACAAGGTCGGCGAGGCGATCGGTCCGCTGATCGCTGCCGGGTTGGCCGAGCTTTCCTGA
- a CDS encoding histidine phosphatase family protein, with product MQLLLVRHALPLRSEPGQGSDPHLSEAGIEQAKRLPDALARFPITRLVSSPQIRAIQTGQPVADALGIAIEVDERFAEYDRDLEHYIPIEQIAAENPQELQRLIDGHLPSAVDEGEFLARVGAAVDDLIAGADHDDTVAVFSHGGVINVLLHRVLRTERLLSFHVDYASVTRLLSSRTGRLGVAAVNGTEHVWDLLPRNQRW from the coding sequence GTGCAACTGCTTCTGGTCCGACATGCCTTACCGCTGCGCAGCGAGCCTGGGCAGGGCTCCGATCCGCACCTGTCCGAAGCGGGCATCGAACAGGCCAAGCGGCTGCCCGACGCGCTGGCCCGCTTCCCGATCACGCGCCTGGTGAGCAGCCCGCAGATCCGTGCCATCCAGACCGGACAGCCGGTGGCCGATGCGTTGGGCATCGCCATTGAGGTCGACGAGCGGTTCGCCGAGTACGACCGCGACCTGGAGCACTACATCCCGATCGAGCAGATCGCCGCCGAGAACCCGCAGGAGCTGCAGCGACTGATCGACGGGCACCTGCCCAGCGCGGTGGACGAGGGGGAGTTCCTGGCCCGGGTCGGCGCTGCCGTCGATGACCTGATCGCCGGCGCAGACCACGACGACACCGTCGCGGTGTTCAGCCACGGCGGCGTCATCAATGTGCTGTTGCACCGGGTGCTGCGGACCGAGCGGCTGCTGTCGTTTCACGTCGACTATGCATCGGTGACGCGGTTGCTGTCGTCGCGCACCGGACGGCTCGGTGTCGCCGCGGTCAACGGCACCGAACACGTCTGGGACTTACTGCCTCGAAACCAGCGGTGGTAG
- a CDS encoding SDR family NAD(P)-dependent oxidoreductase — MSDQKQLHRATIGRVGGYADSLFDLTDRVVLVTGGSRGLGREMAFAAARCGADVVIASRKYDACVATAEEITAQTGRAALAHRVHVGRWDELDGLVEAAYDRFGKVDVLVNNAGMSPLYDSLSSVTEKLFDSVLNLNLKGPFRLSVLVGERMVADGGGSIVNVSTHGSLRPDPTFIPYAAAKAGLNAMTEALALAFGPTVRVNTLMPGPFLTEISKAWTFDIGNAFGRSALQRAGEPHEIVGAALFLMSDASSFTSGSILRADGGIP, encoded by the coding sequence ATGTCGGACCAGAAGCAGTTGCACCGTGCCACCATAGGGCGCGTGGGTGGATATGCCGATTCGCTGTTCGACCTGACCGATCGGGTGGTGCTGGTCACCGGCGGCAGTCGGGGACTGGGCCGGGAGATGGCGTTCGCGGCGGCGCGGTGCGGTGCCGACGTGGTGATCGCCAGCCGCAAGTACGACGCGTGTGTGGCCACCGCCGAGGAGATCACCGCCCAGACGGGACGGGCCGCGCTGGCCCACCGGGTGCATGTCGGGCGCTGGGATGAGCTCGACGGTCTGGTCGAGGCCGCCTACGACCGGTTCGGCAAGGTCGACGTGTTGGTCAACAACGCCGGCATGTCGCCGCTCTACGATTCGCTGAGTTCGGTGACCGAGAAGCTGTTCGACTCGGTGCTCAACCTGAACCTCAAGGGTCCGTTCCGGTTGTCGGTGTTGGTCGGTGAACGGATGGTCGCCGATGGCGGCGGGTCGATCGTCAACGTCAGCACCCACGGGTCACTGCGCCCGGATCCGACGTTCATCCCGTATGCCGCGGCCAAGGCCGGCCTGAACGCGATGACCGAGGCGTTGGCGCTGGCGTTCGGGCCGACGGTGCGGGTGAACACGCTGATGCCCGGACCGTTCCTGACCGAGATCAGCAAAGCCTGGACATTCGATATCGGAAATGCATTCGGCCGCAGCGCTTTACAACGCGCTGGGGAACCTCACGAGATCGTCGGCGCGGCGCTGTTCCTGATGTCGGACGCGTCGAGCTTCACGTCGGGCTCGATCCTGCGCGCCGACGGCGGCATCCCCTAG